ATAACTCAGTACTTTTCCCTGGAGTTCATATAGGTAAAAATTCTAAGATATATGATTCTGTGATAATGCCAAATACCATTATAGGTGATAATGTTACTATAAGAAAAGCCATTATAGGCAGTAATTCCATAATTTCCAATGGATGTTTAATCGGTAACTCTGAGGAAGTAACAGTAATTGGTGAAGGAAATAAAGTAAAAGAAAGTGCAGCGGTATGATAAAAGAAAGAGGGGATTATAGATGCTTTCCAATTACATGGCTATATTAAATTTAAATGAAAACGAAGATAATATTAAAAGTCTTACGAAAAACAGATTAATTGCTTCAATACCCGTGGCTGGTAGATATAGAATTGTTGACTTTGCATTGTCAAATCTTATAAATTCCGGTGTTAGAAATGTTGGAATATTCACTCAAAGTAAAGCGAGATCATTAATTGACCATATAGGTTCTGGAAAGCCTTGGGATTTAGACAGAAAAATTAATGGACTTTTTATATTTAATTTTGGTGAAAGAAATTCTTATTTAAGTGATGTAGAAATGATAAAAAATAACATGGAATATATTTATAGAAGCAAGCAGGATAAAGTTATCTTATGCTCCTCTTCTATGATTTGTAATATAGATTATAATGAAGCAGCAAAATTTCATGAGGAATCCGGCAAGGATATTACTATCATTTACAAAAAAATAAAATCTAGTAATAATTACTTCAGAGATTGCAATATATTAAATATAAGTAATGATAGTTCAGTAATAAGTGTAGGAAAAAATATAAAAGTAACTGAATTATACAATAGAAAAAATTTAATTTCTGATGGCAATGAAAACGTATCTATGGAAGTATTTATTTTAGATAAGGATACTTTGATAAATATTTTAAATACTTGTATAAAAACAGGTTATTGGGCGGATTTGAAGGATTGCATATATAATAATATAACGGATTTAAATGTAAATGCCTATGAATTTAAAGGATATCTATCCTATATAAATTCTATCAATTCCTATTATAAAGCAAATATGGACATGTTAAATTTAGATATAAATAAAGAATTATTCTTTAATAATGGCCTCATATATACGAAGATAATGGATGAGTCTCCTACTAAACATTTTAGTAATGCTGATGTATCAAATTCCCTTATAGCAAATGGATGTCTTATTAAAGGGAAAGTTACTAACAGTATACTTTCACGTAGAGTAATAATTGATGAGGGTGCAGAAGTTAATAATTGTGTAATAATGCAAGGCTGTCATATTAAATCAAATGCTAAACTATCAAATATAATTATTGATAAAGATAATATCATTGATAAAAATAAAGAGTTGAAAGGCGATATCGACTTTCCACTAGTTATTGAAAAAAAATCACTACACTAAAGGAGTAATATTATGAACATTTTATTTACTGCTTCAGAATGCTTTCCATTTTTGAAAACTGGAGGTCTTGGAGATGTAGCTTATGCACTTCCTAAAGCCTTAAGGAAAATTGGTATTGATGCTAGAGTTATACTTCCTAAATATGGTGCCATGTCTGATTATTTTAAAAATAATATGCATCATATTCAAAGTTTTGACGTTCCTGTGGGCTGGAGAAAAAAATTCTGTGGTCTAGAATATATACAACATGATTCCGTTCCCTTTTATTTCATAGATAATGAATACTACTTTTATAGAGAAGGAGCTTACGGATACTATGATGATGCAGAAAGGTTTGCATTCTTTTCAAGAGCAGTACTTGAAGCTATACATTATATGGGTGATTTCACTCCAAATATTATACATTGTAATGACTGGCAAACTGGCATGATTCCAGTGATGTTAAAAGATATTTTTAGATTTAGTCCAAGACATAATAATATAAAAACTATATACACAATACACAATTTGAAATATCAGGGTGTATTTGATAAAAACATTTTAGCAGAATTATTATGTCTAAATACAGGTTATTTTCATGAGGATGCATTAAAATTTTATGATGGTATATCCTTTATGAAAGGCGGAATTAAATTTTCTGACAAAGTATCTACCGTAAGCAATAGTTATGCTGGAGAAATCCAAACTCCCTTTTATGGAGAAGGTTTAGACGGACTTCTTAGAAGTAAAAATTGGGATCTTTGGGGTATACTCAATGGTATAGATTTTGATGTTTATAATCCAGCTTTTGATAAAGACATATTTGCCCATTATGACAAAAATTATTATGGCAATAAATATATAAATAAATCCGAACTTCAAAAAATGTTAAATCTACCTGTAAATAACAATATACCAATTATCGGCATAGTATCTAGATTAGTTGATCAAAAAGGATTCGATTTAATTGCATATATGCTTGAAGAATTACTGCAGGATGGAATTCAAATAGTAGTTCTAGGAACTGGTGATAGAAGATATGAAGATATATTTAAATATTTTGCATATAAATATCCTAATAAATTATCTGCAAATATTACCTTCAGTAATTCTCTGGCTCAAAAAATATATGCTGGATCAGATATGTTTCTTATGCCTTCCCTTTTTGAACCTTGTGGCATAGGCCAGTTGATTTCTCTAAGATATGGTACTATACCTATAGTAAGAGAAACGGGAGGTCTTAGAGATACCGTATTCTCATACAATGATGATACTGGTGAAGGTAATGGATTTACTTTTGCCAATTATAATGCCCAGGATATGCTTCATACTATTAGACGTGCTGAATATTTCTTCTATAATAGAAAGGATATATGGAACAGCTTAATTTTGAGAGGTATGTGGCAAGATAATTCTTGGAATAATTCTGCATATAAATATAGCGAATTGTATAACTCTTTATTTTGATATAGATATATAATAAAATAATAAACTGTACCCTGTAAGTTACACGGCCTTTCTACCGTATATTTTACAAGTGGTACAGTTTAATTTCTTGTTTACAATTCAAGAACATATCTATTTAAGATTACCAAATCTACTGAAAGGATATATAATAAATCTAGCTTTTCCCTCTATATCCGACCAATCAATATAGGGATTTTGCCAATATCTAGAGTCTAAAGAGTTACTTCGATTATCCCCTAAAAAAAAATAATGCCCTTCAGGAACCTTAAAAGTACCACTTTTTCCCCCATTATTTATTACATAGCTTTGATCTAATTTATTACCATTAACATATACACTGCCGTCCTCGTTTACTGTAACAGTATCCTTTGGAAGTCCTATAAGTCTTTTTATTAACTCTTCCTTAAGTTCTTCTGATTTAAATACTACTATATCTCCCCTCTTAAGGCTATTTTTACTATAAATTCTTGTTACAATTATCTGATCATTGTCTTTTATAGTTGGATACATAGATGCTGTTGGAACCATAATTTTAAAAAATAAAAATTGTCTTATTAATAGTGCTAGTATAATTGCAACTAACACAGGTGCTATGTAATCTTTAAAAATATTTTTTGCTTTCATTTTTCTCCTCCAGTTTTCTTATACTTAAAATCATTTTTATGTACAATATTATTTTATATTATTTTCATCATTTTGTATAATAATAAAATAAAAACTGACTGTCACTTACAGTCAGCATTATGTATTATAACATTAGGATTTATTATTTTATTATAATTTATATTTAAATTATTTAGTATTAATTTAAATTTTATAGATATTACTTATCAAATTTTGAATTATATATTCTTCTCTTTTCTAAAGACCATACAGGATCAGATACTTCGCCTGGGCTCACAGAGTCTACAGCTTTTTTCATATCAAACATAGTTGCATCCATATCATCTAAATAATGAAGCATTTCTGCTTCTGGAATCATAGGCTTTTTAGGACTTCCATACTCCGGTTCATAATGATGACTTAAAATCATATGCTGAAGTATCATTGAAATTTCTATATCTGCTTCTACTTTTTCAGCTGCCTGTGCTATTTTTTCTGTTCCCATTACTATATGACCCAAAAGCTGACCTTCTATAGTATAGGAAGTAACTATACCCAGTTCTGAAGCATCCATTTCCTCCAGCTTTGCCATATCATGAAGAATTACTCCTGAATAGAGTAAATCTGTATTCAAAAACACATATACATTGCTAAGAGCTTCTGCAGCCTTGAGCATAGTAGTTATATGATACAATAATCCAGATCTTACAGAATGATGATTTTTCTTAGCAGCAGGAAAATTCATAAGCTTATCCCCTGCTTTATCTATAATATAATTTACAATATTCTTTATATCCTTATTTTTTATCTTTGATATATAATCAAGCATTATAATATACATATCATCTGCTTCATAAGGTGCTGACGGAACAAAGTTTTTTATATCTAATCCATCTTCTTTTGTCACTAATCTTATCTTATCTATTTTAAGCTGAAGATTGTTTTGCCACTCCACTACAGCTGCTCTTATTTTTACCAGTGTATTTTCTCTATATAATTCTTCATCCTCAGCAGATGCATCCCACAGTTTAGCACTTATTTCTCCACTTTTATCTCCTACAATTAAATCAAGAAACTTTTTATTATTTGATGAAACTCTACTTAAAACAGATTTTATAACATAAAAACTATCTATTCTAGTACCGGCTTTTAGTTCATTTATTTGTTTAAAATCCAATATAATCCCTCCATTTGATTTTAAATACTATTATTAGAATATCACAAAATATAACAATGGTCTAATAATATTAAAAATTTAAGAGGTAGGATATTCTAAAATTAATAGAAATTGAAGTCTAAGTTCTATGTCCCATCCCAATAATTAGATCCACTATAAACACAATTGCAGCTATAATAAGAAGCCAATTAATTAATGTACCACCTATTCTCAATAATAATCCCAAAATCCAAAATATTATAACAATTATTCCTATCCATTTCAATAAAGTCATATCAATATCACCCTTTATTAATTCTATAAGATATATTTAGTATGCATATTTTTAGTATTTTTATTATAAAATAAAAAATTGAACAATGTAATATAAAATTACCTGTCCAATTTTAATATTAGATTATATAGAATAATTTTTTTAATTACCATATAGTACAAGCTGGTAAATCTCTTATGCATTTTCCCGGCATAGAATTTAAAATTAAATCTCCCTCACTTACCACAAGTTTACCATTCACTACAACAGTAGATATACCTTCTGGCTTAGCATCCGGTTCCCCTATATCAGGAAATTGTGCTTTATCACTTATAGTATCAATATCAAAAACTACTATATCTGCATCCGCACCAACCTTCATTCTGCCTTTATTTGTAAGTCCTAATCTATTAGCAGGAGATAAAGTACATTTTTCAACAGCTTCTAGCAGTGAAAGAATTTTTTTCTCCCTTACCATTTTCCTAAAAAATCTTGGGAAAGTACCTGCATTCTGTGGATGACCTTCACTGGTACGCCCTGTAGGACTAGGTCCTATATCAGAGGATAATATAACATATTCTTTAGCAAGAGCTTCATATATTTCATCTTCAATTCCAGTAAAACAAATTACACTTTCCTCTTTTGAATATTTTCTAAGTTCCTCATAAGTATCTCTGGTTAATCTTTTACCTTTATATTTACCAGTAGCCACTAAAAGATCTTCAAATTTCCATCCAAACTTTTTCATGTACTGCTCATCATAAATTGTAGAACCAATAAATGTAGAAAAGGCAGTATACATACCACTATCCGCCGAAACCCTTAATCCTCTATCTCTTGCTCTGT
This genomic window from Clostridium pasteurianum DSM 525 = ATCC 6013 contains:
- the glgD gene encoding glucose-1-phosphate adenylyltransferase subunit GlgD; translated protein: MLSNYMAILNLNENEDNIKSLTKNRLIASIPVAGRYRIVDFALSNLINSGVRNVGIFTQSKARSLIDHIGSGKPWDLDRKINGLFIFNFGERNSYLSDVEMIKNNMEYIYRSKQDKVILCSSSMICNIDYNEAAKFHEESGKDITIIYKKIKSSNNYFRDCNILNISNDSSVISVGKNIKVTELYNRKNLISDGNENVSMEVFILDKDTLINILNTCIKTGYWADLKDCIYNNITDLNVNAYEFKGYLSYINSINSYYKANMDMLNLDINKELFFNNGLIYTKIMDESPTKHFSNADVSNSLIANGCLIKGKVTNSILSRRVIIDEGAEVNNCVIMQGCHIKSNAKLSNIIIDKDNIIDKNKELKGDIDFPLVIEKKSLH
- a CDS encoding 3'-5' exoribonuclease YhaM family protein yields the protein MDFKQINELKAGTRIDSFYVIKSVLSRVSSNNKKFLDLIVGDKSGEISAKLWDASAEDEELYRENTLVKIRAAVVEWQNNLQLKIDKIRLVTKEDGLDIKNFVPSAPYEADDMYIIMLDYISKIKNKDIKNIVNYIIDKAGDKLMNFPAAKKNHHSVRSGLLYHITTMLKAAEALSNVYVFLNTDLLYSGVILHDMAKLEEMDASELGIVTSYTIEGQLLGHIVMGTEKIAQAAEKVEADIEISMILQHMILSHHYEPEYGSPKKPMIPEAEMLHYLDDMDATMFDMKKAVDSVSPGEVSDPVWSLEKRRIYNSKFDK
- a CDS encoding lmo0937 family membrane protein; this encodes MTLLKWIGIIVIIFWILGLLLRIGGTLINWLLIIAAIVFIVDLIIGMGHRT
- the lepB gene encoding signal peptidase I produces the protein MKAKNIFKDYIAPVLVAIILALLIRQFLFFKIMVPTASMYPTIKDNDQIIVTRIYSKNSLKRGDIVVFKSEELKEELIKRLIGLPKDTVTVNEDGSVYVNGNKLDQSYVINNGGKSGTFKVPEGHYFFLGDNRSNSLDSRYWQNPYIDWSDIEGKARFIIYPFSRFGNLK
- the glgA gene encoding glycogen synthase GlgA, with the translated sequence MNILFTASECFPFLKTGGLGDVAYALPKALRKIGIDARVILPKYGAMSDYFKNNMHHIQSFDVPVGWRKKFCGLEYIQHDSVPFYFIDNEYYFYREGAYGYYDDAERFAFFSRAVLEAIHYMGDFTPNIIHCNDWQTGMIPVMLKDIFRFSPRHNNIKTIYTIHNLKYQGVFDKNILAELLCLNTGYFHEDALKFYDGISFMKGGIKFSDKVSTVSNSYAGEIQTPFYGEGLDGLLRSKNWDLWGILNGIDFDVYNPAFDKDIFAHYDKNYYGNKYINKSELQKMLNLPVNNNIPIIGIVSRLVDQKGFDLIAYMLEELLQDGIQIVVLGTGDRRYEDIFKYFAYKYPNKLSANITFSNSLAQKIYAGSDMFLMPSLFEPCGIGQLISLRYGTIPIVRETGGLRDTVFSYNDDTGEGNGFTFANYNAQDMLHTIRRAEYFFYNRKDIWNSLILRGMWQDNSWNNSAYKYSELYNSLF